In the genome of Fulvitalea axinellae, one region contains:
- a CDS encoding efflux RND transporter periplasmic adaptor subunit, with protein MRHFTRLLILACAAVAYSCQSTEKTSQADEKWVKAEQISTGNARETLKINGEVKERKSVTLSFRVAGPLAELSAEKGDFVKKGQTIARIDPRDYQIQVKQTKAQYEQAKGEYERYKQLYAKGKLPENTYQKIKSGFEIAEAAYQHSQNQLRDTRLLAPFSGYVSARSVNNHETVGAGMPVVAIIDVSAMEIVAKVPSTKISVIENGAKAKADIASLGLKGVALDMVSIGQKTEMDDLYEVKFSFESQPDSKLKTGMLANVKIELPATQGGFVTLPIESIYREAGKDYIWSIRNGKLAKTPVALGSLKNGGRVSLDGRSLRNGEWVVTAGVNSLREGQQVKVLKKESKTNIGGLL; from the coding sequence ATGCGACATTTCACTAGACTTTTGATACTCGCCTGCGCCGCGGTGGCCTATAGCTGCCAAAGTACGGAAAAGACTTCCCAAGCAGATGAAAAATGGGTCAAGGCCGAGCAAATATCTACAGGCAATGCCCGTGAAACGCTGAAAATCAACGGCGAAGTAAAAGAGCGAAAGAGCGTCACGCTGTCGTTTAGAGTGGCTGGGCCTTTGGCTGAGCTGAGCGCCGAGAAAGGCGATTTTGTAAAAAAGGGACAGACTATTGCCCGCATAGACCCTCGCGATTATCAGATTCAGGTAAAACAGACCAAGGCCCAATATGAGCAGGCCAAAGGCGAATACGAACGCTATAAGCAACTGTACGCCAAGGGTAAACTACCCGAGAACACCTACCAAAAGATAAAAAGCGGATTCGAAATAGCCGAGGCCGCCTACCAGCACAGCCAAAACCAATTGCGTGACACTCGTCTTTTAGCGCCGTTTTCGGGCTATGTGTCGGCCAGATCGGTGAATAACCACGAAACCGTTGGAGCGGGCATGCCGGTGGTCGCCATCATTGATGTGTCGGCTATGGAAATAGTGGCCAAGGTTCCTTCCACCAAGATTTCAGTAATTGAAAACGGCGCCAAAGCCAAGGCTGATATCGCCAGTTTAGGGCTTAAAGGAGTGGCGCTGGACATGGTCAGTATAGGGCAAAAAACCGAAATGGACGACCTGTACGAAGTGAAATTCTCTTTTGAAAGCCAACCAGATTCCAAACTGAAGACCGGAATGCTGGCCAATGTCAAAATAGAGTTGCCGGCCACGCAGGGAGGATTCGTCACCTTGCCAATAGAGTCTATTTATCGCGAAGCTGGAAAAGATTATATATGGAGTATCCGCAACGGAAAACTGGCCAAAACTCCTGTGGCTTTGGGATCACTTAAGAACGGTGGTCGGGTTAGCCTTGACGGACGCTCTCTCCGCAACGGGGAGTGGGTGGTTACCGCTGGTGTAAACTCTTTGCGTGAAGGTCAGCAGGTAAAAGTCTTGAAAAAGGAAAGTAAAACCAATATAGGAGGGCTGCTGTAA
- a CDS encoding choice-of-anchor I domain-containing protein, giving the protein MSANEGDARDYDGYSEEKRLSKVDLDPVKFPNATTLQDDAQLGRLKITTAFGDTDGDGDLDQIFGYGARSFSIWSTSGELVYDSENFIAKKSLEIGSYTDKRSDDKGAEPEGVTTFTSNGKTYAAVGMERTGDVMIFDLSNPTSPVFVQVLANTSPEGLMIIPAEKSPTERTILVVSNEYPDDATLNIYSK; this is encoded by the coding sequence ATCAGCGCCAACGAAGGCGATGCCCGTGATTATGACGGATACAGCGAAGAGAAACGCTTGTCTAAAGTTGATTTGGATCCGGTGAAATTCCCTAACGCGACAACCCTTCAGGACGACGCCCAACTGGGAAGGTTAAAAATTACGACGGCCTTTGGCGATACGGACGGAGACGGGGATCTCGACCAGATTTTCGGTTACGGCGCCCGTTCGTTTTCCATATGGTCCACTTCAGGGGAATTGGTTTATGATAGCGAAAACTTTATCGCAAAGAAATCACTGGAAATTGGAAGTTACACCGACAAACGGAGCGACGACAAAGGCGCTGAACCTGAAGGTGTAACCACGTTTACTTCAAACGGAAAAACCTATGCTGCGGTAGGTATGGAGCGTACGGGCGACGTGATGATATTTGATTTGAGCAATCCGACAAGTCCTGTTTTTGTACAAGTATTGGCTAATACATCCCCTGAAGGGCTTATGATAATCCCAGCCGAAAAAAGTCCGACAGAGAGGACCATTCTGGTGGTTTCCAATGAATACCCCGACGACGCTACTTTGAATATTTATTCGAAATAG
- a CDS encoding sensor histidine kinase codes for MDIKSFLERNSAYTPKAILRRLFMVSLFTIGICVFLLYIVELPPQVNIIGDIAKMIVSFISISEFIVLLDRYLEKREPLSFQNINKRVAMQFGLSWIFTLAVFLILFSSIYDRRLLMEENFVLASSFVTLTMLLLFMSVSFLSLFIRVFQSWFKLNTEVERLKVEKVELKYRALQDQLNPHFFFNNLSALKSLILLKDYGQALRFIQDFSSICRYVLQRSDWKTVSLKEEITFTEQYFELQKIRNEDGITLSVNIPEEFWEKEIPPMAVQMLVENAIKHNIASDDSILRIKIHWDGQYLAVSNNLQKKKTYRSTGKGLDNLGRRFSHLTQEQVLVESTENEFIVRLPLI; via the coding sequence ATGGACATAAAATCATTTCTGGAAAGGAACTCGGCCTACACTCCTAAAGCTATTCTCAGAAGGCTTTTTATGGTAAGCCTTTTCACTATCGGTATATGCGTATTCCTACTGTATATCGTCGAATTGCCACCGCAAGTCAACATCATCGGAGACATTGCCAAGATGATCGTTTCGTTTATCAGCATTTCCGAATTTATAGTCTTGCTGGATCGGTATTTGGAAAAGCGGGAACCTCTTTCTTTTCAGAACATCAACAAACGCGTGGCCATGCAATTTGGTCTCAGCTGGATATTTACCTTGGCGGTTTTTTTAATTCTTTTTTCCTCCATTTACGACAGAAGGTTGTTGATGGAGGAAAATTTCGTGTTAGCTTCCTCCTTCGTCACGCTGACCATGCTTTTACTCTTTATGAGCGTCAGCTTTCTATCCCTGTTTATCCGGGTTTTCCAATCTTGGTTCAAACTCAATACCGAGGTGGAACGCCTAAAAGTGGAAAAGGTGGAGCTTAAATACAGGGCTCTGCAAGACCAACTCAACCCGCATTTCTTTTTCAATAACCTAAGCGCCCTCAAGTCCCTGATATTGCTCAAAGATTACGGTCAGGCCTTGAGGTTTATCCAAGACTTTTCCTCCATCTGCAGATACGTTCTGCAACGGTCAGACTGGAAAACTGTCAGCTTGAAAGAGGAAATCACTTTTACGGAACAGTATTTTGAATTGCAAAAAATAAGAAACGAAGACGGCATAACCCTAAGCGTAAATATACCCGAAGAATTTTGGGAAAAAGAAATCCCCCCGATGGCCGTGCAAATGTTGGTGGAAAACGCCATCAAACACAATATAGCTTCCGACGATAGTATTTTGCGGATCAAAATACATTGGGACGGCCAATACTTGGCGGTAAGCAATAATCTACAAAAGAAAAAAACTTACCGGTCAACGGGAAAAGGACTGGATAACCTCGGAAGAAGGTTCAGCCATTTGACCCAAGAGCAAGTGCTGGTAGAAAGCACGGAAAATGAGTTTATCGTCCGTTTGCCTTTAATCTGA
- a CDS encoding efflux RND transporter permease subunit: MLNKVLGQKALLTMLFVGVLLGGIFSYINIGKLEDAEIPLKTAMVITLYPGATAHEVELEVSNVLEEGIRKLENVDYIESQSESGISVIKVNIRNEVRTGKLPQLWDHLRRKVVDISPQLPAGAYTPIVNDDFADTYGMLYAVTSDGHSLPELHKYTEYIERELLAVPGVKRSQIFGMQDESIEVVFSEEKLAGMALNPMMIAQAMQARGEVANSGWVSVGTQSIRIDVGERLTSVKDLENLLLQMPAGGSFRLGDVATVRRSLFEPKRNAMHFNGKTALSLGLSNESNINVVKLGEKVESRLDELQNNLPAGIEVKTIYSQPARVEKSVDEFVLNLVMSVGIVIIVLLFAMGIRSGLLISSGLVFTILATLIAMNAIDLPLHRVTLAAIILAMGMLVDNSIVVADGILIDLKKGIKPEKAFTNTAVKTAWPLLAATLIAILAFFPLGVAPHPAGEFLSSLFTVLVISLLLSWIFAMVQTPFMAKYFYRKEAKGKDKESDDNVYDSALYQRLRRTVAWTLEHKKPFVLFCGAIVVLAMYGFQFVKMDFIPKTPYDQFIIEYTLDKGSDIKAVERDLYAAEGDIMKIDRVTAVTTAIGSTPARYTMLRPVMQGGSHYGEMIVETEELEDVPQVMEKARAYFNENFPQAKVRVMQYGAAFEDYPVEILISGPDPAVLRDLSVQVQDVLKKESIAKNVGDNLGNKTKKYIPNYDVKRAQASGLTRKDMAQSILVASTGMPIGLVHENDKQIPVLLKSTTTLDHDIESLGSLPVWGPRATASVPLGHIMDTVSLGWEDQLVFRRNGRRTVKVQCDIRDGHTGDELVANVKDKVSAIPFPDGYGLEWRGMVGSSKDANEALFKFLPLALGLMILIIVGLFNNLRQPLIIILMVPQALVGVAFGFLITGEFLNFMGTIGALGLIGMMIKNAIVLLDEIKLGIKEGKSQAQATIDASVSRMRPVMMASLTTILGMIPLLWDAMFISMAITIMFGLLVGSLITLFVVPALYAILYNVKLDVTSKG, encoded by the coding sequence ATGCTGAACAAAGTATTGGGACAAAAAGCATTGCTGACAATGTTGTTTGTCGGTGTGCTGTTGGGGGGAATATTTTCCTATATCAATATTGGAAAATTGGAAGATGCGGAGATTCCTCTGAAAACGGCTATGGTGATCACACTGTATCCGGGCGCCACGGCTCACGAAGTGGAACTGGAGGTTTCCAATGTACTGGAAGAAGGCATTCGTAAACTGGAAAACGTAGACTATATCGAATCGCAGTCCGAATCCGGTATTTCCGTAATAAAAGTCAATATCCGCAATGAGGTAAGAACCGGAAAGCTTCCCCAACTCTGGGATCATTTGCGCCGTAAGGTTGTCGATATTAGTCCCCAACTTCCCGCCGGGGCCTATACCCCTATAGTCAACGATGACTTCGCCGACACTTACGGAATGCTGTACGCCGTCACTTCGGACGGACACTCTTTGCCGGAACTTCATAAATATACCGAATACATAGAGCGCGAGCTTTTGGCCGTTCCGGGAGTAAAACGTTCGCAGATTTTCGGAATGCAGGACGAATCCATCGAAGTGGTTTTCTCTGAGGAGAAACTGGCTGGAATGGCCTTAAACCCAATGATGATAGCCCAAGCCATGCAGGCGCGTGGCGAAGTGGCCAACTCGGGGTGGGTAAGCGTTGGCACACAATCGATAAGGATAGACGTTGGCGAGAGACTAACTAGTGTTAAGGATCTGGAAAACCTTCTGTTGCAAATGCCCGCTGGCGGTTCTTTTCGCCTTGGCGACGTGGCCACTGTTCGGCGTAGCCTTTTTGAGCCCAAACGAAACGCCATGCATTTTAACGGCAAAACGGCGCTTAGTCTCGGGCTTTCCAACGAAAGCAATATCAACGTCGTAAAATTGGGCGAAAAGGTGGAGAGCAGACTCGACGAACTCCAGAATAATCTTCCGGCCGGAATCGAAGTAAAGACAATTTACTCGCAACCTGCTCGTGTGGAAAAATCGGTAGACGAGTTCGTGCTGAATCTGGTGATGTCGGTGGGTATCGTTATCATAGTTTTGCTGTTCGCAATGGGAATCCGGTCGGGTCTTTTGATTTCCAGCGGGTTGGTGTTCACCATACTGGCTACTCTGATCGCCATGAACGCTATCGATTTGCCTTTACATCGCGTGACCTTGGCGGCTATTATCTTGGCGATGGGAATGCTGGTGGACAATTCCATAGTGGTGGCCGACGGTATCCTGATTGACTTGAAAAAAGGCATAAAACCCGAAAAAGCTTTCACCAATACGGCCGTTAAGACCGCTTGGCCCCTATTGGCCGCCACCCTGATAGCCATATTGGCTTTCTTTCCATTGGGTGTAGCTCCACACCCTGCGGGCGAGTTTCTCTCGTCGCTGTTTACCGTATTGGTAATATCGTTGTTGCTCAGCTGGATCTTCGCCATGGTACAGACTCCCTTTATGGCCAAGTACTTTTACCGAAAAGAAGCCAAGGGTAAAGACAAAGAATCCGACGACAACGTCTATGATTCTGCTCTTTACCAGCGCTTACGCAGAACGGTCGCTTGGACTCTGGAACATAAGAAACCCTTCGTGCTTTTCTGCGGAGCTATTGTGGTATTGGCGATGTACGGATTCCAATTCGTCAAGATGGATTTTATCCCTAAAACTCCATACGACCAGTTCATCATCGAATACACCCTCGACAAAGGCAGTGACATAAAGGCCGTTGAGCGGGACCTGTACGCCGCCGAAGGCGACATTATGAAAATCGACAGGGTTACGGCGGTTACTACGGCTATCGGCAGTACGCCGGCGCGTTACACCATGTTGCGTCCGGTAATGCAGGGCGGAAGCCACTACGGCGAAATGATCGTGGAAACCGAAGAGTTGGAAGACGTTCCGCAGGTAATGGAAAAAGCCCGGGCGTATTTCAACGAAAACTTTCCGCAAGCCAAGGTCAGGGTAATGCAATACGGCGCGGCTTTCGAGGATTATCCGGTGGAAATCCTGATTTCCGGACCGGACCCTGCCGTGTTACGAGACTTGTCAGTGCAAGTGCAAGACGTATTGAAGAAGGAAAGCATAGCCAAAAACGTGGGGGACAATCTCGGAAACAAAACCAAAAAGTACATTCCAAACTATGACGTAAAGCGTGCGCAGGCTTCCGGCCTTACCCGCAAGGATATGGCCCAATCTATTCTGGTAGCCAGTACGGGAATGCCTATCGGCTTGGTGCATGAAAACGACAAACAGATTCCAGTCTTGCTGAAATCTACTACGACATTGGATCACGATATCGAATCTTTGGGATCATTGCCCGTGTGGGGCCCTAGGGCCACGGCAAGCGTCCCGCTCGGCCACATAATGGATACGGTGTCGTTGGGTTGGGAAGATCAATTAGTCTTCAGAAGAAACGGACGAAGAACCGTCAAAGTGCAGTGCGATATCCGTGACGGTCATACCGGAGACGAACTCGTTGCCAATGTCAAAGACAAAGTATCGGCGATCCCCTTCCCCGACGGCTACGGCTTGGAATGGAGAGGCATGGTAGGCTCTTCCAAAGACGCCAACGAGGCGCTGTTTAAATTCTTGCCTTTGGCTTTGGGCCTTATGATTCTGATTATCGTGGGCCTGTTCAACAATCTTCGTCAGCCGTTAATCATCATTCTGATGGTTCCGCAAGCCTTGGTGGGCGTGGCCTTTGGATTCCTGATCACCGGCGAGTTCCTCAACTTTATGGGGACCATAGGCGCTTTGGGACTGATAGGGATGATGATCAAAAACGCGATCGTATTGCTGGATGAAATCAAACTGGGAATAAAGGAAGGAAAATCGCAAGCCCAAGCCACTATCGACGCTTCGGTATCTCGAATGCGCCCGGTAATGATGGCTTCGTTGACCACCATCCTCGGAATGATTCCCCTACTCTGGGACGCCATGTTTATTTCCATGGCCATCACTATTATGTTTGGTCTGTTGGTGGGTTCTCTGATTACCCTGTTTGTTGTGCCCGCTTTATACGCCATACTTTATAACGTAAAACTTGATGTTACAAGTAAAGGGTAA
- a CDS encoding ISAs1 family transposase, with the protein MLAVFRSGGKLNFSQIHRSMKRDHDYWRDFTGGKSKCCVSRVQLRRILKDTDIQGLKAVAETTFNANETIDPQALQWFSIDGKELRGSIDKSSGDKRGESVVLVTAQEDKTSKVVGYYSGTKDSERGIVDEYFETQSGLSGTAYTMDALHNNSGLLEGIHGKRGVYLSQIKGNQKILREDLRDMERRSECLDYKKTVEKGHGRIETRIYRTYPVETGCLERRWSNTGMSCFIRVDRTRKVVKTGKTSSETSYYVSNINTGLIDQYNLPNAVRGHWSVEANNNMRDTNFGEDGLRSLVSGIQQSVSCILTAVMNILIQRNAGENMNEMREEIVADINSIHQYFNR; encoded by the coding sequence ATGCTTGCCGTATTCAGGAGCGGAGGAAAACTCAATTTCTCACAGATTCACCGCTCAATGAAAAGGGATCACGATTATTGGCGGGATTTCACAGGTGGTAAAAGTAAGTGTTGTGTGAGCCGTGTTCAACTCCGAAGAATCCTGAAGGATACAGATATACAGGGACTTAAGGCGGTTGCTGAAACCACTTTTAACGCAAACGAAACTATAGATCCGCAAGCTCTTCAATGGTTTTCGATTGACGGTAAAGAACTCCGGGGGAGTATCGACAAATCCTCAGGGGACAAACGCGGGGAAAGCGTGGTTCTGGTTACCGCGCAAGAAGATAAAACCAGCAAGGTTGTAGGCTACTATTCGGGTACCAAAGACTCCGAGCGGGGTATTGTCGACGAATATTTTGAAACTCAATCCGGTCTTTCGGGAACGGCTTATACGATGGATGCCCTTCACAATAATTCCGGGTTACTGGAGGGAATCCATGGAAAACGGGGCGTCTACCTTTCACAAATAAAAGGGAACCAGAAAATACTCCGTGAAGACCTTCGAGACATGGAGCGGAGATCAGAATGTTTGGATTATAAAAAGACCGTCGAAAAGGGCCATGGCAGGATCGAAACAAGAATATACCGGACCTACCCGGTGGAAACGGGATGCTTGGAGCGTCGCTGGTCGAATACGGGGATGAGCTGCTTCATACGGGTAGACCGTACCCGTAAAGTCGTTAAAACAGGAAAAACATCAAGCGAGACATCATACTACGTCAGCAATATAAATACCGGTCTTATTGATCAATACAACTTGCCTAACGCCGTAAGGGGACACTGGTCCGTAGAGGCAAACAATAATATGAGGGATACGAACTTCGGAGAGGACGGGTTAAGGAGCCTTGTCTCTGGTATACAGCAAAGTGTTTCATGTATTTTGACTGCTGTAATGAATATTTTGATCCAAAGGAACGCTGGTGAAAATATGAATGAAATGCGAGAGGAGATCGTAGCAGATATAAATTCTATTCACCAATATTTTAATAGATAG
- a CDS encoding choice-of-anchor I domain-containing protein, giving the protein MLKNTLRIAGLALVLATAACSDNDSDNETDPVIIPEGELFKEVAKLSLGTGVPEISAYDEKTKNLFVVNTEKKAVDVVDLTDPASPILGSPISVTTFGGNLNSVDVRGGKLAVAVEAEDKSGQKGKVVIFDTDNLTTPFGIFEAGYLPDMVKFTPDGRFVLAANEGEPNDDYTVDPEGSVTLIDVANKTASTIGFEGFNSRESELESNHFRVFGQVSGQPSTLAQDVEPEYIAVSSDSKYAWVCLQENNGFAKIDIATKTITDIFPLGVKDYNIEKNAFDLSDKDDKTALATWPVKSYYQPDAIDYFEINGTGYIKYPSKNNSSLASYAHVNY; this is encoded by the coding sequence ATGCTAAAGAACACATTGCGTATTGCGGGACTTGCCCTGGTTTTGGCTACGGCTGCCTGCTCCGATAACGATTCGGATAATGAAACTGACCCGGTTATTATTCCGGAAGGAGAACTTTTTAAGGAGGTGGCCAAGCTGTCGTTGGGAACGGGAGTTCCCGAGATAAGCGCCTATGACGAAAAGACCAAAAATCTCTTTGTGGTAAACACAGAGAAAAAAGCCGTTGATGTAGTGGATTTGACCGATCCGGCCTCGCCTATTTTGGGGTCCCCAATTTCCGTAACCACTTTCGGGGGTAACCTGAACAGCGTGGATGTACGCGGAGGAAAACTTGCGGTGGCTGTTGAGGCCGAAGATAAAAGCGGCCAAAAGGGCAAGGTAGTGATCTTTGACACGGATAACCTGACGACTCCTTTCGGTATATTCGAAGCCGGTTATTTGCCAGATATGGTGAAGTTCACACCAGATGGAAGGTTTGTCTTGGCGGCTAACGAGGGCGAGCCCAACGACGATTATACGGTAGATCCGGAAGGGTCTGTAACGCTTATAGACGTAGCGAACAAAACAGCTTCAACAATCGGATTCGAAGGGTTTAATTCCCGGGAATCCGAATTGGAAAGTAACCATTTCCGAGTGTTCGGCCAAGTTTCCGGTCAGCCTTCTACCTTGGCCCAAGACGTCGAGCCGGAATATATTGCGGTTTCTTCCGACTCAAAATACGCTTGGGTATGCCTTCAGGAAAATAACGGCTTCGCCAAAATAGATATCGCTACCAAAACAATTACCGATATCTTTCCTTTGGGCGTAAAAGACTATAACATTGAAAAAAACGCTTTTGACCTAAGTGATAAAGACGATAAAACGGCATTGGCTACTTGGCCCGTAAAAAGCTATTATCAGCCCGACGCAATCGATTATTTTGAAATAAACGGAACGGGCTATATTAAGTACCCCTCCAAAAATAATTCGAGTTTAGCTTCGTATGCCCACGTAAATTATTAA
- a CDS encoding IS630 family transposase, with protein sequence MDKNVPRSLCQVVQWAQENCSVTASRAVLSRLLRFAGYSYKRMRVSCSHKRDKVLFDFFKTEIQELKKMEDEGEIDLYSFDEMGVNLSPVVPYGWQKVGKTHRLSSMPSSNHTVVGFVNRKCDFHGFRVDGAATAETTVACINDFVDQIEKKTVVLIDNASIHKAIFVREKMVEWAGKGLFLQFIPAYSPELNFIERLWLEFKHRWLSKPNYFDSIEELTKAIDDVIRGIGTKYRINFE encoded by the coding sequence GTGGATAAGAATGTCCCACGAAGCCTTTGTCAAGTGGTGCAATGGGCTCAAGAGAACTGTTCCGTTACCGCATCCCGCGCGGTCCTGTCCCGATTATTAAGGTTTGCCGGATACAGCTACAAAAGAATGCGGGTCAGCTGTTCCCACAAACGGGACAAGGTGCTGTTTGATTTCTTTAAAACGGAGATACAGGAGCTTAAGAAGATGGAAGATGAAGGTGAAATAGATTTGTATTCGTTTGACGAAATGGGAGTGAACCTGTCACCGGTCGTTCCTTATGGATGGCAAAAGGTTGGAAAAACGCACCGACTATCCAGTATGCCCAGCAGCAACCATACGGTTGTCGGTTTTGTGAATCGGAAATGCGATTTCCACGGATTCAGAGTTGACGGCGCGGCAACGGCTGAAACCACCGTCGCATGCATTAATGATTTTGTCGATCAAATAGAAAAGAAAACAGTTGTCCTAATCGATAATGCAAGCATCCACAAAGCGATATTCGTCAGAGAGAAAATGGTTGAATGGGCAGGCAAAGGCTTGTTCCTTCAGTTTATACCGGCATATTCTCCCGAGCTAAATTTCATCGAGAGGCTTTGGCTCGAATTCAAGCATCGATGGCTTTCAAAGCCGAACTATTTTGATTCAATAGAAGAGCTGACAAAAGCCATCGATGATGTCATTAGAGGGATTGGGACAAAGTATCGAATTAATTTTGAATGA
- a CDS encoding TolC family protein yields the protein MKRTIYILLPVLLCGLMVTQSRAQEHLSSKDCRVKVLQNNKDLKEAQLRIEEAEANMKLAKKAYLPEVAASATGLYAPDLELALSPEMVTDKFSVLATDVTMTQPIYAGGKIKAVNAQAEIGQQMADQSYGLTHADVLLKADQAYWNLAAATEAITLSEKYLDMLREMTEQMSDMYDLGLVPASEKLKVEVRKNQAELEVVRAKNGAEIAQTYLNQLLGNDLDTKIILTDTLSNTPQSIDTTDGINSALGNRNEIKLAENQIKLAEYDRKISRADYLPQVGVSAGYFYAYADKIGENIDPVSMLGGSVKIPVFHFGERKQKERLAKINKAKTENTYAQTCDYVTLEVKQLSLELEEYRQRINMSKKNVAQAAESLDETRQSFDAQLNTTADVLSAQAEWQKAKFDLIIALRDYELKKTEWQKAVGALRHAE from the coding sequence ATGAAAAGGACCATATATATATTGTTGCCCGTCTTGCTGTGCGGTTTGATGGTTACGCAATCCAGAGCTCAGGAACACCTGAGCTCAAAGGATTGCAGAGTGAAAGTACTGCAAAACAACAAAGACCTAAAGGAGGCCCAACTCAGGATAGAAGAGGCTGAAGCCAATATGAAACTGGCCAAAAAAGCGTACTTGCCGGAAGTGGCGGCTTCGGCCACCGGCCTCTATGCGCCCGACTTGGAGCTGGCCCTAAGCCCCGAGATGGTAACCGACAAATTCAGCGTATTGGCCACGGACGTAACCATGACCCAGCCGATATACGCCGGCGGAAAGATAAAGGCCGTAAACGCCCAAGCGGAAATAGGCCAACAAATGGCCGACCAGAGCTACGGGCTTACCCACGCCGACGTTCTGCTTAAAGCTGACCAAGCCTACTGGAACTTGGCCGCCGCCACGGAAGCCATTACCCTTTCGGAAAAATACTTGGATATGTTGAGGGAAATGACCGAACAGATGTCCGATATGTATGACTTGGGATTGGTGCCCGCCAGTGAGAAACTGAAAGTGGAAGTGCGGAAAAATCAAGCCGAATTGGAAGTGGTAAGGGCCAAAAACGGCGCCGAGATAGCGCAGACCTACCTTAATCAACTATTGGGCAATGATCTGGACACCAAAATAATATTGACCGACACGCTGTCGAACACTCCTCAAAGCATCGACACTACGGACGGGATCAATAGCGCCCTCGGAAACAGAAACGAGATAAAACTAGCCGAAAATCAGATAAAACTGGCGGAATACGACCGCAAGATATCCCGGGCCGATTACCTTCCGCAAGTGGGTGTTTCGGCCGGATATTTCTATGCTTACGCCGACAAAATAGGCGAAAACATAGACCCGGTATCCATGCTGGGTGGTAGTGTAAAGATTCCTGTTTTTCATTTTGGAGAAAGAAAACAGAAAGAGCGACTGGCAAAAATCAATAAAGCCAAGACCGAGAACACTTACGCCCAGACCTGCGACTACGTAACCTTGGAGGTAAAACAACTGTCTTTGGAACTGGAAGAATATCGCCAACGCATAAACATGTCGAAAAAGAATGTGGCGCAAGCCGCCGAAAGCCTAGATGAAACCCGCCAAAGTTTCGACGCCCAACTCAACACTACCGCGGACGTACTTAGCGCTCAAGCCGAATGGCAAAAGGCTAAATTTGATCTAATTATCGCCCTGCGGGATTATGAGTTGAAAAAAACCGAATGGCAAAAGGCCGTTGGAGCTTTAAGGCATGCCGAATAA
- a CDS encoding helix-turn-helix domain-containing protein, translating to MRFLNLSSSTVNRLETLVRKSENYRVRQRAQAMLFSAKGYQRSQISDLLSVTTETVSSWFDQIEENEDWDLKDLPGRGRKPIIGEDNSKKI from the coding sequence ATGCGTTTTTTGAACCTATCATCATCGACCGTCAACCGTTTAGAAACTCTTGTCAGAAAGAGTGAGAATTATCGGGTAAGGCAAAGAGCCCAAGCCATGCTTTTTAGTGCCAAGGGGTATCAACGATCCCAGATCAGCGATCTGTTGAGTGTCACAACGGAAACCGTATCGTCTTGGTTCGATCAAATTGAGGAGAATGAAGACTGGGACCTTAAAGACCTTCCGGGGCGTGGGCGGAAACCTATAATTGGGGAGGATAACTCCAAAAAAATTTGA